A segment of the Deltaproteobacteria bacterium genome:
GCCAGCGCGCTCCTCTTGTAGCAGCATGGCCGCGCGCGAATCGCGCTCACCCCACCCGCGGTTCAGCGCCGTGGTCAGCTCGTCCAAGGCCAGATTGGCCATGGGCATCGGCACGTTGCATTCACGACCGAGTGCCGTAGCGAGCGAGACGTCTTTATGCGCAAGGCGCAGGGCGAAGTCCGGTGGGTCATAGACGTTGGGCAGGAAGTGAGCAGCCAAACTGTCGAAGGTGCGCATGCGCCCCAGCGCGCCTTGACGCACGGCTTCCCACAATGCCAACGGCTCCACCCCGGCTTTCACACCCATGGTGAACGCTTCCGACATCGCGCGATTCATCATATAGCCGACGCAGTTGTGGACAAGTTTAGCGACACTAGCGGAGCCGATCGGACCGACATAGCGCGCCTGGTCGCCGATCGCATCGAGCAGCGGCTTGTGACGGTCAAAGATGCTTTCTTCGCCACCGACCCAGATGGCCAGCTTACCGGTGGCAGCGCCGCGCGGTCCGCCACTGACCGGCGCATCGAGCATATGGACTTTCCGTTCGGCGAATAGGGCGTGCAGGCGACGCGCGACCGAGGGTGAGTTGGTCGATAAATCGAAATACGCGCCGTCGGGACGCATTCCAGCGAGAAGACCGCCCTCGCCCAGCGCCACGGCCTCGACTTCCGGTGGGCCTGGTAGAGAGGTAAACACCACCTCGGCAGCTTCGGCAACTTGTCGAGGCGAATCGGCCCAGAGTGCGCCGGCGGCGAGATGTGGCGTAGCAGCCTTGCGACGCGCATCGTACACGACCAGATGATAGCCAGCCTTTTGCAGATTCGCGGCCATCTTGCCGCCCATGATGCCGAGACCGATGAACCCTACCTGCATGTTTGCCTCCCGGCCGGGCGAAGCCCAGCCTCAGCTCGGTGCTATTCCTGTTCCTCGAAGACTCCGTGAGCGACCGTCGCTGCCGTCATTGCCGTCGGCCAGCCGGAGTAAAACGCCAAATGGGTGATGAGTTCACCGAGTTCTTCTTTCGTGACGCCGTTCTCCAAGGCGCGCGCGATATGGACACGCAACTGCTCCGGGCGATAGGTGGCCATCAATGCCGCTACCGTAATTAAACTGCGGTCGCGCTTCGATAAACCAGGACGTTCCCACACGTCGCCGAATACGACCTTCTCGGTCAGATCGATGAGTTTCGGGGCGACCTTGCGCGCCTTCTCGCGCGCCGCCGCTACTGCCGGGGATGGTGTTGTCGCCATGGAGTCCTCCTTTTTCCGCCGTACTATACATTCGACTGAGCTACCCGTAGTCGTTTGCTCGGTAGCTGTCAAGCAACAACCCGATCAGGGGGAACCATGGAAATCGGAGTCTTCGCTTTCTACCCGCTCTTCTTTGGATTGTATTCGCGAGAAGACTCTGGTAACGTAGCCGCATCTAATCCAGACCGCTTGTTACGCTGAGTTGGTTCGAGAAAAAGAAGGCCCCTGGAACCGCACTCATGGTTTTCGGGGCCTTTTTTCATTCTTTCTCCTCCTCCGGGTCTTCCTTCAGTCACATAGGCAGGAATGTCCGCGATGGCGGGCCATGGGTCGCACGGGCGAGCTTGAGGTCGCACCTCTAGGCGTGCCTCCCGTTGCAGAGAGAAATCGGCAAGGAAAGATATGACGAAGAGAATCTATGTCGGGAACCTGTCAAACAACACCACGGAGCGTGATCTCACCAGCTTGTTCGAGCGGGTCGGACAAGTGAAGTCCGCGCGTATTATGATGGATCGTGAGACCGGCCGGCCAAAGGGCTTCGGCTTCGTGGAAATGGGCAGTGAGGACGCGGATCACGCGATCACGCAATTCAATCAGACGCCCCTCAACGGCAACCTGCTCTCGGTCACCGAGGCGCGCGCCCGCCCACAATCTCCCGCCGAAGGAGGCACCCCACCGGGTCGTCTCTTTGTGGGCAATCTTCCCTACGACACGACGGTCGCCGAGCTGAAAGATTTCTTCTCGCCCAGCGGCCAAGTTTCTCAGGTCTTTCTGCCCCTCGACCGGGAGAGCGGCAAGCCGCGTGGGTTTGCCTTTGTGGAGTTTCCCGACCCTGCCCAGGCCCAGGAGGCGGTGCGGCGCTTTCATAATCAACCTTTTAAGGGGAGACCCCTTGCCGTCACCGAGGCACGCGCCAGAGACAGCCGCCCAGCGCCGTCGTTCTCCCCACGATCCTCCGAGACTTCGGCAGATCGTCCTTCGGTTGCTCTTCCGGACGAGCGTTCTTTCCGTAAGGGAGGGCCGAACCGTTTTGGTCCCGACGCCCTTCCCCAACGTAGTCGCAAGCAGGCAAGTCGCGGCCCGAAATCGGGGCCGAGCCGCAAAAAGCCTCTCCAAGAACGCAGGGGAGGACAATTCTTCGGCGAGATCGAGGATGAACCGTATGACAACACGTTCTTGGAAGAGCACTTTCTGAGCCAAGCGAACGATCTGGAGAGCGATGAACAGCCTTAGCTACGCCGTCTTACCGGTGCGGACTGTACAAGCGCCCCAACAAGACAGCAAGGACGAAAAGTCCTTCCTCGACAGAGAGGGAAAGGAATTGCCGTATGCCGAATAAAGGACGTCCCACGCGCCAAAAACGAGACAAAGAACGAGCGCGCCAGCAAAAACAACGGGACAAAGCGCAGCATCGGTTGGAGACGAAACAGCAAAAAGCTCTGGTCGGCCCGCGCGGCGAGAACGGTGAGGACCCGGATATCGCCGGCATTCGCCCGGGACCGCAACCGCTGCCCGCCCAATGGGATCTAGTACAGGAAATCGAGGAACCTTCCGGGGAAAATGCGCAGTGAACAGCCGGTAGGGGCGGAGACCCTCGCCCCTACGAACTGCGATGTCACATGGCGAACAGCGGAAATCGACTACAGCGGAGATGGGAGATTGTAGACCTTCATGGCCGTTTCGTACAAGACTTTGCGCTGCACGCTACGCTCTAGCCCGGCGAGCGAATCTTGCACCTGTTCGCGAACACCAGGATACAAGCAGGTCGGATGTGGGAAGTCGGTCTCGAACATCACGTTATCCGCTCCTAACAGTGCTATGGTCCGGGCCGCATTCTCGCGCTCGAACCAATACGAAGCATAAATCTGACGCTGGAAGTACTCCTTCGGTCGCAGTTTCAATCCGCCGCGATTGAGAAGATTCTGATCCATCTGGTACTCGCACGCTTCGAGCATGAACGGCACCCAGCCGATGCCGCTTTCTACCGACACAAACTTCAGGCGAGGAAAGCGGTCGAGCAAGCCGCTGAAGATCAACTGCGTCAAGCATTTCATGTTGTTCATGAACAGCATGGTCGAGACTGCCGCGATGCCGCGATTATTCTGGTCGAGCCCTGGCCACATCCCCGGAATCACGCCCGAGCCAATGTGGAAGTTCACCGGCATGCCTCGTTCTTGCGCCTCTGCCCACAAGGGATCCCACTGCGGATCGTTCAAGTACGGCAAGCCCCACGATTCTGGGGAATCGGTCATGGTAAAGCCGGTCATGCCATGCTGGTCGTGGCAGCGCTTCAGTTCTTGCACCGTCAAAGCGATATCCCAGAAGGGGAGCAAGGCTTGCGGGTAGAGGCGGCCTTTCCCTGCCCGTTGCACATCGGCCATGGCATCGTTGTATCCGGTGATGCAGAAGTTGCGCAGCTCGACATCGTCGATCTTCATCATGTTGTTCCCGGCAAAGCCGAGGGTGTTCGGATAGAGGATCTGCGTGTGGAGCCCAAACTCATCCATGTAGCGTAAGCGCGATTCCGGGTGGCCCGAAGCCACGCTCATGTCTTCAAAGCGCGGCAAAGAAATCACGCCGTAGCTCTTCGTTCCGTCTTTGCGAATTACGCAGAACCCTGGCGGGCCGAGTACCAGGTCCCCCACGACCCATTGTTCGTTCCCCTCGGGGTTCACGATGACATGCGGGGCTAAATCGCGCAGCTTCTGCGGTGCCCGCGAAGTCCACATATCGCGTGGCTCGGTATAATGCGTGTCGATATCGATAATCGGCATCGCCGCTAGTTCAGCATCCATAATTCTGCCCTCCTTGGTTTGGGTGTTGTTTACTCTTTCTAGTAGCCAGTCATGAACCGTGGGTTCACCACCCACAATGAAATCAAGGACTTACGCCCTTATTACAGAGTAGGCGGTCAATATGCATTTGCAGGGCTGTCATTCCGAACCGGAACCCTTCGACTGCGCTCAGGATAAACTCCGTGCAGGTGAGGAATCTCGTGTTGTCTCTGCCAGTTTGAGATTCCTCGTCGCTCCGCTTCTCGGAATGACAACTATTACAAGCCTCTGGACCAAGTGCTAGTACGTCACCACCGCACGAATGGACTTCCCTGCGTGCATAAGATCGAAGCCCTCGTTAATGCGGTCGAGAGGCAAGACGTGGGTAATCAGATCGTCGATATTGA
Coding sequences within it:
- a CDS encoding NAD(P)-dependent oxidoreductase — encoded protein: MQVGFIGLGIMGGKMAANLQKAGYHLVVYDARRKAATPHLAAGALWADSPRQVAEAAEVVFTSLPGPPEVEAVALGEGGLLAGMRPDGAYFDLSTNSPSVARRLHALFAERKVHMLDAPVSGGPRGAATGKLAIWVGGEESIFDRHKPLLDAIGDQARYVGPIGSASVAKLVHNCVGYMMNRAMSEAFTMGVKAGVEPLALWEAVRQGALGRMRTFDSLAAHFLPNVYDPPDFALRLAHKDVSLATALGRECNVPMPMANLALDELTTALNRGWGERDSRAAMLLQEERAGVEIAVEQERIREVLQREAKK
- a CDS encoding carboxymuconolactone decarboxylase family protein encodes the protein MATTPSPAVAAAREKARKVAPKLIDLTEKVVFGDVWERPGLSKRDRSLITVAALMATYRPEQLRVHIARALENGVTKEELGELITHLAFYSGWPTAMTAATVAHGVFEEQE
- a CDS encoding amidohydrolase, whose product is MDAELAAMPIIDIDTHYTEPRDMWTSRAPQKLRDLAPHVIVNPEGNEQWVVGDLVLGPPGFCVIRKDGTKSYGVISLPRFEDMSVASGHPESRLRYMDEFGLHTQILYPNTLGFAGNNMMKIDDVELRNFCITGYNDAMADVQRAGKGRLYPQALLPFWDIALTVQELKRCHDQHGMTGFTMTDSPESWGLPYLNDPQWDPLWAEAQERGMPVNFHIGSGVIPGMWPGLDQNNRGIAAVSTMLFMNNMKCLTQLIFSGLLDRFPRLKFVSVESGIGWVPFMLEACEYQMDQNLLNRGGLKLRPKEYFQRQIYASYWFERENAARTIALLGADNVMFETDFPHPTCLYPGVREQVQDSLAGLERSVQRKVLYETAMKVYNLPSPL